A stretch of Pelagicoccus enzymogenes DNA encodes these proteins:
- a CDS encoding phytoene desaturase family protein, producing the protein MGKNWLEGVEEEYDVVVIGSGLGGLTSANILAKCGHKVLLLEHHYQFGGLATWFKRPGKHIFDISLHGFPHGMVKSCRKYWTKEIADSIHQLKDVRFINPQFDVWTTFDRQDFTRILVEDFKLEREQVEGFYTHLRQMNFYDDDKRTTRELFEEFFPGRKDVHRLLLEPIAYANGSTLDEPAITYGIVFSNFMSKGVFTFQGGTDVLIGKMVEELERNGATLKKNVLVRQILTEEVDGKPQVTGVVIEGRTRDSEPDNVMTVRSKAVVSNANVVTTVKKMVGEEKFSKEYLDELNAVRINSSSCQVYMGIKEGETIPNIGDLVFTSDAPVFSSEELVDLHTTSRTFSVYYPETRPGTGRYTVVASLNAKMVDWENLSDEEYEQHKERLIEESLVSLEKYIPGVREKIDHLEAATPRTINHYTRHPEGTSFGTKFEGLKSSMELPEQVTGLYHAGSVGIIMSGWLGSMNYGVITSNKVDKQIVAMKAAATGKPVA; encoded by the coding sequence ATGGGCAAAAACTGGCTAGAAGGAGTAGAGGAGGAGTACGACGTGGTCGTAATCGGCAGCGGCCTGGGTGGACTGACCAGCGCCAACATCCTCGCCAAATGCGGACACAAGGTCCTTTTGCTGGAGCACCACTACCAATTCGGTGGCCTTGCCACTTGGTTCAAGCGTCCGGGCAAGCATATCTTCGACATTTCCCTGCACGGATTCCCGCACGGCATGGTCAAGTCCTGCCGCAAGTACTGGACCAAGGAAATTGCGGATTCCATCCACCAGCTCAAGGACGTGCGCTTCATCAATCCGCAGTTCGACGTGTGGACCACTTTCGATCGTCAGGATTTCACCCGCATCTTGGTCGAGGACTTCAAGCTGGAACGCGAGCAGGTGGAAGGCTTCTACACGCACCTGCGCCAGATGAATTTCTACGACGACGACAAGCGCACCACCCGCGAGCTCTTCGAGGAGTTTTTCCCCGGCCGCAAGGACGTGCACCGCTTGTTGCTGGAGCCGATTGCCTATGCGAACGGCTCCACGCTCGACGAGCCGGCGATCACTTACGGGATCGTCTTTTCCAATTTCATGAGCAAGGGAGTCTTCACCTTCCAAGGTGGCACGGACGTGTTGATCGGCAAGATGGTGGAAGAGCTCGAGCGCAATGGCGCGACCCTCAAGAAGAACGTGTTGGTCCGCCAGATCTTGACGGAAGAGGTGGACGGCAAGCCGCAGGTGACCGGCGTGGTGATCGAAGGCCGTACCCGCGACTCCGAGCCGGACAACGTGATGACGGTTCGCAGCAAGGCGGTGGTTTCCAACGCCAACGTCGTGACCACCGTCAAGAAGATGGTGGGCGAGGAGAAGTTCTCCAAGGAGTATCTCGACGAGCTCAACGCGGTCCGTATCAACAGCAGCTCTTGCCAAGTCTACATGGGCATAAAGGAAGGCGAAACCATCCCGAACATCGGAGACTTGGTCTTTACCTCGGACGCTCCGGTCTTCAGCAGCGAGGAGCTGGTCGACTTGCATACTACCAGCCGCACCTTCTCGGTCTATTACCCGGAGACGCGTCCCGGAACCGGTCGCTATACCGTGGTGGCTTCCTTGAACGCCAAGATGGTGGACTGGGAAAACCTCAGCGACGAGGAGTACGAGCAGCACAAGGAGCGACTCATCGAGGAGTCGCTCGTATCGCTGGAGAAGTATATCCCTGGCGTTCGCGAAAAGATCGACCATCTGGAAGCGGCCACTCCCCGCACCATCAACCACTACACCCGCCACCCGGAGGGCACCTCTTTTGGAACCAAGTTCGAAGGGCTCAAGTCCTCCATGGAGCTGCCCGAGCAAGTTACTGGACTCTATCATGCCGGTTCGGTGGGCATCATCATGTCAGGCTGGCTCGGCTCTATGAACTACGGCGTGATCACTTCCAACAAGGTCGACAAGCAAATCGTGGCTATGAAGGCTGCGGCGACTGGCAAGCCTGTCGCTTAA
- a CDS encoding TolC family protein produces MKDRKRNYLSRSRVRPASKLRLSLLSLIAFVSFAGASASQAQTLSEALDATLARYPKIRVLESRVLIEQNKLDGERAARRPQLSLSMRGGEERFGNDKGFQVYGETGNASLQGKQLLFDGGNTRHRISEAQANLRTSEESLRKVREDLALELTLTYVNVIKYTRLVNLAEQSVYLHEDALEKIREKFEAGAGPKADVILVNARLAMAKASLEARNRQLKIANNTFLKLTGTYPDRLQEPAFPEWALPESIDEVSFRANPSVRTAHSELQATYSRRKVAESAFRPKLNFVVEGDAAESDRYEKLQEDAMALVTLSYNIFDGGRRRAEINRANSQISEADFKLQDSLIEAETAFANAWNELTSTNERIYLLETHRDAMESVVSAYHEQFELGKRPLINLLDVENELSSARASVEEERLNRLQAAYRLLSAMGELTASIK; encoded by the coding sequence ATGAAAGATCGAAAACGAAACTACCTTTCGCGCTCCCGCGTGCGCCCTGCGAGTAAGCTCCGACTGAGCTTGCTCAGTCTGATTGCCTTCGTCTCGTTCGCTGGAGCCAGCGCGAGCCAGGCTCAAACCTTGAGTGAGGCCCTCGACGCGACTTTGGCCCGCTACCCAAAAATCCGCGTCTTGGAGTCGCGCGTGCTTATCGAGCAAAACAAGCTCGACGGAGAACGGGCTGCCCGGCGTCCCCAATTGTCGCTCAGCATGCGCGGCGGAGAAGAGCGCTTCGGCAACGACAAGGGCTTCCAAGTCTATGGCGAAACTGGCAACGCCTCCCTGCAAGGCAAGCAATTGCTTTTCGACGGCGGCAACACCCGCCATCGCATCAGCGAGGCCCAAGCCAATCTGCGTACCAGCGAGGAATCGCTACGCAAGGTGCGCGAGGACCTGGCTCTGGAACTCACCCTGACCTACGTCAACGTCATCAAGTACACCCGCTTGGTAAACCTCGCGGAGCAAAGCGTTTACCTCCACGAAGACGCGCTGGAAAAGATACGGGAAAAGTTCGAAGCCGGGGCGGGTCCCAAGGCCGACGTCATCTTGGTCAACGCCCGTCTCGCCATGGCGAAGGCTAGCCTGGAAGCGCGCAATCGCCAACTGAAGATCGCCAACAACACCTTCTTAAAGCTTACCGGAACCTATCCCGACCGACTGCAAGAGCCCGCGTTCCCAGAGTGGGCCCTTCCCGAGTCCATCGACGAAGTTTCCTTCCGAGCCAACCCCAGCGTGCGTACCGCGCACTCCGAGCTGCAGGCCACTTACTCTCGCCGCAAGGTCGCGGAGAGCGCCTTCCGCCCTAAACTGAATTTCGTGGTCGAGGGCGACGCCGCCGAGTCAGACCGTTACGAGAAGCTGCAAGAGGACGCCATGGCTCTCGTAACCTTGTCCTACAATATCTTCGATGGTGGACGGCGACGGGCTGAAATCAATCGAGCCAATTCCCAAATCAGCGAAGCGGACTTCAAGCTGCAAGACAGCCTCATCGAAGCGGAAACCGCTTTCGCCAATGCTTGGAACGAGCTCACATCCACCAACGAACGTATCTACCTTCTGGAGACGCACCGCGATGCGATGGAGTCGGTCGTCTCCGCCTACCACGAACAGTTCGAGCTCGGCAAGCGCCCGCTCATCAACCTGCTCGACGTGGAGAACGAACTTTCTTCCGCCCGAGCATCCGTCGAAGAGGAACGCCTCAACCGCTTGCAAGCCGCCTACCGACTCCTCTCCGCTATGGGAGAACTCACAGCCTCTATTAAATAA
- a CDS encoding HlyD family type I secretion periplasmic adaptor subunit, translating into MNTPESTDTRPTPKAESAKATTPADAADPKAEPTPEPQAADATPPPPAETKKESPVKPKKGDLDFVADTKAAFLENRSPLASLLLFTIVGIISAFVYWASTSQVNEVTRGQGKVVPTDFLQVVQSLEGGILAELKVAAGDTVEKGQSLLRIDSTAFSAARSESAAQRDNLMASIARLEAEAQARETIDFPAYIEENRPDLAESERSLFLSRRENLAGSVAHLSKSLELKRQELAITVPLAEKGIVSQVELLRLQSAVNDTESELRRIQSDYTKEVLSQRNEARAKLEQIEKGMLAYEDKIRRTDVISPVNGTVNKVNFNTIGGVIRSGEPIVEIVPQESDLIVEANVLPKDIGFIHPGQEATVKLTAYDFSIYGGLKGTVEHISADSFTDERGDSYYTIRVRTGERSLKTSQQEFKIIPGMQVEVDILTGKKTVLDYIFKPLLRAKMNALTER; encoded by the coding sequence ATGAACACGCCAGAATCAACCGATACTCGCCCCACGCCCAAGGCCGAGAGCGCAAAAGCGACGACTCCCGCAGACGCGGCAGATCCGAAAGCCGAGCCCACTCCAGAGCCCCAAGCTGCAGATGCCACGCCCCCCCCGCCTGCGGAGACCAAAAAGGAAAGTCCCGTGAAGCCAAAGAAGGGCGACCTCGATTTCGTGGCCGACACCAAAGCGGCCTTCCTCGAAAACCGTAGCCCGCTCGCCAGCCTGCTCCTCTTTACCATCGTCGGTATCATAAGCGCCTTCGTCTACTGGGCCAGCACCTCTCAAGTGAACGAAGTCACCCGCGGACAAGGCAAGGTCGTACCCACCGACTTCCTACAGGTCGTGCAAAGCCTCGAAGGCGGCATCCTCGCCGAACTCAAGGTCGCCGCCGGCGATACCGTAGAAAAAGGCCAGAGCCTGCTCCGCATCGACAGCACCGCCTTCTCCGCAGCCCGTAGCGAAAGCGCCGCCCAGCGAGACAATCTCATGGCCAGCATCGCTCGCTTGGAAGCCGAAGCTCAGGCACGCGAAACCATCGACTTCCCAGCATATATCGAGGAAAACCGTCCCGACCTGGCCGAGAGCGAGCGCAGCCTTTTCCTAAGCCGCCGGGAAAACCTGGCCGGTTCCGTCGCCCACCTAAGCAAGAGCCTTGAACTCAAACGCCAAGAACTCGCCATCACCGTGCCGCTTGCCGAGAAAGGCATCGTTTCCCAGGTCGAGCTCCTACGTCTCCAGTCCGCCGTGAACGATACCGAGAGCGAACTCAGACGTATCCAATCCGACTATACAAAGGAAGTTCTCAGCCAACGGAACGAAGCCCGAGCCAAGCTCGAGCAAATCGAGAAAGGCATGCTCGCCTACGAAGACAAAATACGGCGAACCGACGTCATCTCTCCCGTCAACGGTACGGTCAACAAGGTCAACTTCAACACCATCGGCGGCGTCATCCGTTCCGGCGAGCCCATCGTGGAAATCGTCCCCCAAGAGAGCGACCTCATCGTGGAAGCCAACGTCCTACCCAAGGACATCGGCTTCATCCACCCCGGCCAAGAAGCCACCGTCAAGCTCACCGCCTACGACTTTTCCATCTATGGAGGCCTCAAGGGCACCGTAGAGCACATCAGCGCCGACAGCTTCACCGACGAACGGGGCGACAGCTACTACACCATCCGCGTACGCACCGGAGAACGCTCCCTAAAAACCTCGCAGCAAGAGTTCAAGATCATCCCCGGCATGCAGGTCGAAGTCGATATTCTCACTGGCAAGAAGACCGTACTCGACTATATCTTCAAGCCCCTTCTACGGGCCAAGATGAACGCTCTCACCGAGCGCTAA
- a CDS encoding peptidylprolyl isomerase — MAKTKIKLETNQGTITLKLYPDVAPKACENFATHVENGYYDGIIFHRVIPEFMVQCGDPTGTGRGGKSIWGKTFEDECTPDVRFDKTGLLAMANAGPGTNGSQFFITTAKTPWLNMRHTIFGEVEEGYDVVQAIESVERDGMDKPFEEQKIVKATVIA; from the coding sequence ATGGCTAAGACCAAGATCAAATTAGAAACCAACCAGGGAACGATCACCCTGAAGCTTTATCCCGACGTAGCGCCCAAAGCCTGCGAAAACTTCGCCACCCACGTGGAGAACGGTTACTACGACGGCATTATCTTCCACCGCGTCATCCCAGAATTCATGGTACAATGCGGCGACCCGACCGGCACCGGCCGCGGCGGAAAGTCCATCTGGGGCAAGACCTTCGAAGACGAATGCACCCCTGACGTACGTTTCGACAAGACCGGCCTGCTCGCCATGGCCAACGCTGGCCCCGGTACCAACGGCAGCCAGTTCTTCATCACCACCGCCAAGACTCCCTGGCTCAACATGCGCCACACCATCTTCGGCGAAGTGGAAGAAGGCTACGACGTGGTGCAAGCCATCGAGTCCGTCGAGCGCGACGGCATGGACAAGCCCTTCGAAGAGCAAAAAATCGTCAAGGCCACCGTCATCGCCTAG
- a CDS encoding 3'(2'),5'-bisphosphate nucleotidase, whose translation MPFEKELAVAQEAVRKASQLCSAAQRGLVDAEKHDKADKSPVTVADYGAQALVLSTLAAAFPGDPAVGEEDSSDLRKAENAELFSRVVEYAQKVDASLDADSVLAAIDRGSHSGGSSGRFWTLDPIDGTKGFLRGEQYAVALALIENGEVLLGVLGCPNLPVDPNKPEGEKGCLLFAVKGQGAFQAPLSDLSAATSISTDSVTDPAQAVFCESVESGHTAHGRSASITEALGTAVEPFRMDSQCKYAAVSRGQASVYLRLPTRPGYEEKIWDHAAGYIVLLEAGGKIADTFGQPLDFSLGRTLKNNKGIVATSPAVFESVVKAVVASAE comes from the coding sequence ATGCCATTCGAAAAGGAACTCGCCGTTGCCCAAGAAGCCGTCCGCAAAGCGTCCCAACTCTGCTCCGCCGCCCAACGCGGACTCGTCGACGCCGAGAAGCACGACAAAGCCGACAAGTCGCCCGTCACCGTAGCCGACTACGGAGCCCAGGCTCTCGTGCTCTCCACCCTCGCCGCCGCTTTCCCGGGCGACCCCGCCGTAGGTGAAGAAGACTCCAGCGACCTGCGCAAAGCGGAAAACGCGGAGCTCTTTTCTCGCGTCGTAGAATACGCCCAAAAGGTCGATGCCTCGCTCGACGCCGATTCGGTGCTGGCTGCCATCGACCGCGGCAGCCACTCCGGCGGCTCCAGCGGACGCTTCTGGACCCTCGACCCCATCGACGGAACCAAAGGTTTCCTGCGAGGCGAACAATACGCCGTCGCCCTCGCCCTCATCGAAAACGGCGAAGTCCTGCTGGGCGTCCTCGGCTGCCCCAACCTCCCCGTAGATCCGAACAAACCGGAAGGCGAAAAGGGTTGCCTGCTCTTTGCCGTCAAGGGCCAAGGCGCCTTCCAAGCGCCACTCAGCGACCTCTCCGCTGCGACATCGATCTCCACCGACTCCGTAACCGATCCCGCCCAAGCCGTTTTCTGCGAATCCGTGGAATCCGGTCACACCGCCCATGGCCGCTCGGCAAGCATCACCGAAGCCCTCGGAACCGCCGTCGAGCCTTTCCGCATGGACAGCCAGTGCAAGTACGCGGCCGTCTCCCGCGGCCAAGCCTCCGTCTACCTCCGCCTTCCCACCCGCCCCGGCTACGAAGAAAAGATCTGGGATCACGCAGCCGGCTACATCGTGCTTTTGGAAGCGGGCGGAAAAATCGCCGACACCTTCGGCCAACCACTCGACTTCTCCCTCGGCCGCACCCTCAAGAACAACAAAGGCATCGTCGCCACCTCGCCCGCCGTTTTTGAAAGTGTGGTAAAAGCGGTCGTCGCCTCAGCAGAATAG
- a CDS encoding 3-hydroxyacyl-ACP dehydratase FabZ family protein, which produces MATEEVLNAIPHRPPFLFVDEVVEASENSLTARRHVPDTESFFEGHYPNNPIMPGVIISEAVFQTGAIYMSRLFADKIKNDPSLVPVLSKIENARFKSIVRPNDTLLITVKYKESVGAFSFLDGSVQTEDGRKVMTVSFCVALASAKA; this is translated from the coding sequence ATGGCCACTGAAGAAGTTCTCAACGCGATCCCGCACCGTCCTCCCTTTCTCTTCGTAGACGAAGTGGTGGAGGCTTCGGAAAATTCGCTTACCGCTCGTCGCCACGTACCGGATACGGAGTCGTTTTTCGAAGGGCATTACCCGAACAATCCGATCATGCCAGGCGTGATCATCTCGGAAGCCGTTTTTCAGACGGGCGCCATCTACATGAGTCGCTTGTTCGCGGACAAGATCAAGAACGATCCCAGTTTGGTTCCGGTGCTGTCGAAGATCGAAAATGCCCGCTTTAAAAGCATCGTGCGTCCTAACGACACCTTGCTCATTACGGTGAAGTACAAGGAAAGCGTAGGCGCCTTTTCCTTTCTCGACGGCAGCGTTCAGACCGAAGACGGCCGCAAGGTGATGACCGTTTCCTTCTGCGTAGCTCTCGCCAGCGCCAAAGCTTAA
- a CDS encoding type I secretion system permease/ATPase, translating into MISDKKNTRLAPSVRKPSPKPRFDAAKPEAKAPPPAVEPRVFDDPLLDCLIVIGKMHDRQLSGDVLTAGLPLVDNRLTPRLFIRAAESANFSARLVKRQLAEIPQLVFPCVLLLKDNRCAVLVGRQKDAFSVVLPETGSGQVTLEKSKLESEYIGTSIFVKPEFAFDARADESESAVKSKNWFWGTLWKYRRVYQSVLLAAVFINLFAVAGSMFVMNVYDRVIPNNAIDTLWVLASGVTLVYGFDFLLKILRSSLIDKAGKNADVLLSSFIFQRVLGIKMEHKPASAGSFANQVKGYESLREFFTSATMATLIDLPFVVLFIGFMYFMAGWVAFIPAAGILLILAIGAILHIPLRRAAEVAQGSSAQKHALLVEAIGGFEAIRGLSAAGIFQRRMENFLGSSAKSEVASRRISATATNFTVLVTQMVSVVIVVASVYRIREGEMSMGALIACTILSGRAMGPIGQVAALLSRMQQSLVSLKGLNEIIALPQEREAGRNYVRKNDFRPSIEFKEVSFSYSEDAEPAVKNASFTIEPGEKVAILGRVGSGKSTLLRLILGFYQPTSGMILVNGTDIRQLDPAELRRRLGYIAQDNNLFFGSLKENILMGAPWADEEDLLTASKLSGVERYASRHPMGYDMQIGERGERLSGGQRQAINIARAIIAKPPVLVMDEPTSAMDANAEREFIAAMDSYGNDGGRTLVLSTHKPSMLKLADRIIVMDQGRVAANGPKAEVMRQLSGGAGRN; encoded by the coding sequence ATGATCTCCGACAAAAAGAACACGAGGCTCGCGCCTTCGGTTCGCAAGCCGTCACCCAAGCCGCGATTCGACGCCGCAAAGCCAGAGGCTAAGGCGCCTCCGCCGGCCGTCGAGCCACGCGTATTCGACGATCCATTACTCGACTGCCTTATCGTCATCGGCAAGATGCACGATCGCCAGCTTTCCGGGGATGTGCTTACCGCAGGGCTGCCCCTCGTCGACAACCGGCTCACCCCTCGCCTCTTTATCCGCGCCGCTGAAAGCGCCAACTTCTCTGCCCGCCTCGTTAAGCGCCAGCTCGCGGAAATTCCCCAACTTGTCTTCCCCTGCGTCCTCCTGCTCAAGGACAACCGCTGCGCCGTACTCGTCGGCCGCCAGAAAGACGCCTTCTCCGTCGTCTTGCCCGAAACCGGATCCGGCCAAGTGACGCTGGAAAAGTCGAAGTTGGAATCCGAATACATCGGTACCTCCATCTTCGTAAAGCCGGAGTTCGCCTTCGACGCCCGCGCCGACGAGTCGGAAAGCGCCGTCAAATCCAAGAACTGGTTCTGGGGCACTCTCTGGAAATACCGCCGCGTCTACCAAAGCGTGCTCCTAGCCGCCGTCTTCATCAACCTCTTCGCCGTCGCCGGATCGATGTTCGTCATGAACGTCTACGATCGCGTCATTCCCAACAACGCCATCGACACCCTCTGGGTCCTCGCCAGCGGCGTCACCCTGGTCTACGGCTTCGACTTCCTGCTTAAGATCCTGCGCAGCTCCCTCATAGACAAGGCCGGCAAAAATGCCGACGTATTGCTCTCCAGCTTCATCTTCCAGCGGGTGCTCGGTATCAAGATGGAGCACAAGCCCGCTTCCGCCGGCAGCTTCGCCAACCAAGTAAAAGGCTACGAAAGCCTGCGCGAGTTCTTCACTTCCGCGACGATGGCCACGCTCATCGACCTGCCATTTGTCGTGCTCTTCATCGGTTTCATGTATTTCATGGCAGGCTGGGTCGCCTTCATACCAGCCGCCGGCATCCTGCTTATTTTGGCAATCGGAGCGATCCTGCACATACCGCTCAGACGAGCTGCCGAAGTAGCCCAGGGTTCCTCGGCGCAGAAGCATGCCCTGCTCGTGGAGGCCATCGGTGGTTTCGAAGCCATCCGAGGACTCTCCGCAGCGGGCATCTTCCAGCGCCGAATGGAAAATTTCCTCGGCAGCTCCGCCAAGAGCGAAGTCGCCTCCCGCCGCATCTCGGCCACCGCAACGAACTTCACCGTTCTCGTAACCCAGATGGTTTCCGTAGTCATCGTGGTCGCATCCGTTTACCGGATACGAGAAGGCGAGATGAGCATGGGAGCCCTCATTGCCTGCACCATCCTCAGCGGACGGGCCATGGGCCCTATCGGTCAAGTCGCCGCCTTGCTCTCTCGCATGCAGCAGTCGCTCGTTTCCCTCAAGGGACTGAACGAAATCATCGCCCTGCCGCAAGAGCGCGAAGCCGGCCGCAACTACGTTCGCAAAAACGATTTCCGCCCAAGCATCGAATTCAAGGAAGTCAGCTTCTCCTACTCCGAAGACGCTGAACCCGCCGTCAAGAACGCCAGCTTCACGATCGAGCCGGGAGAAAAGGTTGCCATCCTCGGTCGGGTGGGTTCCGGCAAGAGCACCTTGCTGCGCCTCATCCTCGGCTTCTACCAGCCGACCTCCGGAATGATCCTGGTCAACGGTACCGACATCCGCCAGCTCGACCCCGCTGAGCTGCGACGCCGCCTCGGCTACATCGCCCAGGACAACAACCTCTTCTTCGGCTCCCTCAAGGAAAACATTCTCATGGGCGCCCCTTGGGCCGACGAGGAGGACCTCCTCACCGCATCCAAGCTCTCCGGCGTCGAGCGCTACGCTTCCCGCCACCCCATGGGCTACGACATGCAGATCGGCGAACGCGGCGAACGCCTATCCGGCGGCCAACGCCAAGCCATCAACATTGCCCGCGCCATCATCGCGAAGCCACCCGTACTGGTGATGGACGAGCCCACCAGCGCCATGGACGCCAATGCGGAACGCGAGTTCATCGCCGCCATGGACTCCTACGGCAACGATGGAGGCCGCACCCTCGTCCTCTCAACCCACAAGCCTTCCATGCTCAAGCTGGCCGACCGCATCATCGTGATGGACCAAGGACGCGTCGCCGCCAACGGACCGAAGGCCGAAGTCATGCGTCAACTCTCAGGCGGAGCCGGAAGAAACTAA
- a CDS encoding PAS domain-containing response regulator has translation MGANTENKVSKGKLRVLIVEDSKIEAKFTANLLKKNGYEVTSQRVETREDMKHQLDEYEWDIVISDYQMPEFDGMQALQLFQAYDLDIPFILVSGKIGEESAVDLMKMGAQDYIMKGNTARLLPAIESHLKDAANRREKTQLESKLRESEAQYRGFFENAAIGIFRCDANSNLLDVNNFLASALGFESRQDCISVRETLVPEVYDHQTHQAATVDLADQAEQGGRFEALFHRQDGTVMEAIINVWAIEDENSDSVYLEGTIEDVTEQREMERKLREMEQLHESLIDLTSNL, from the coding sequence ATGGGCGCCAACACAGAGAATAAAGTATCCAAAGGTAAACTACGCGTACTTATCGTAGAGGACTCCAAGATCGAGGCCAAGTTCACCGCCAATCTTCTCAAGAAGAACGGATACGAGGTTACCAGCCAACGAGTGGAAACCCGGGAGGACATGAAGCACCAACTCGACGAGTACGAGTGGGACATCGTCATTTCCGACTACCAAATGCCCGAGTTTGACGGCATGCAGGCCCTGCAGCTCTTCCAAGCCTACGATCTCGACATCCCTTTCATTCTGGTATCCGGAAAGATTGGGGAGGAAAGCGCCGTGGACCTCATGAAGATGGGCGCTCAGGACTACATCATGAAGGGCAACACGGCCCGCTTGCTGCCCGCCATCGAGTCCCACCTCAAAGACGCAGCCAACCGCCGCGAAAAGACTCAGCTCGAAAGCAAGCTGCGCGAGAGCGAGGCCCAGTACCGCGGCTTCTTCGAAAACGCCGCCATCGGCATCTTCCGCTGCGACGCGAACAGCAACCTTCTCGACGTAAACAACTTCCTCGCCAGCGCCCTTGGTTTCGAATCCCGCCAAGACTGTATCAGCGTGCGTGAGACGCTCGTTCCTGAAGTCTACGACCACCAAACCCATCAGGCAGCCACCGTAGACCTCGCCGACCAAGCCGAGCAAGGAGGCCGCTTCGAAGCCCTCTTCCACCGGCAGGACGGCACCGTCATGGAGGCCATTATCAACGTCTGGGCGATCGAAGATGAAAACAGCGACAGCGTTTACCTCGAGGGAACCATCGAAGACGTGACCGAGCAAAGAGAGATGGAGCGCAAACTCCGCGAGATGGAGCAACTCCACGAATCCCTAATCGACCTGACCAGCAATCTCTAA
- a CDS encoding enoyl-ACP reductase FabI: protein MGFLNLEGKNILVMGVANRKSVAWFIAKTLEEEGANVIFSVRSEARKESTAKLLKDRPVYVCDVENKDEIVKLAEEVGRDFGTLHGIVHSIAFANYSEGFKPFHETNREDFLQATAISAFSVVEVSNAFKPYLDNDASVVAISISSLTITAENYGYMSPVKAALESSIRFLAKSFSKDTNVRFNTVNPGTLKTSASAGIPGYAESYLFSEKLTFRKQALNTQEVANAAVFLLSDRSSGINGSGITLDAGMGINYFDAEVIKLAMRPEEKGS, encoded by the coding sequence ATGGGATTTCTCAATCTAGAAGGAAAGAACATCCTCGTGATGGGGGTGGCCAACCGCAAGAGCGTGGCTTGGTTTATCGCCAAGACCTTGGAAGAGGAAGGGGCGAATGTCATTTTCAGCGTGCGCTCCGAAGCTCGCAAGGAAAGCACCGCCAAGTTGCTCAAGGACCGTCCGGTCTACGTTTGCGACGTGGAGAACAAGGATGAAATCGTGAAGCTCGCCGAGGAAGTGGGCCGCGATTTCGGCACGCTGCATGGCATCGTGCACTCCATCGCCTTCGCCAACTACAGCGAAGGCTTCAAGCCCTTCCACGAAACCAATCGGGAGGACTTCTTGCAGGCCACTGCAATTTCCGCCTTTTCGGTGGTCGAGGTTTCGAACGCCTTCAAGCCTTACCTCGACAACGACGCGTCGGTGGTGGCGATCAGCATTTCCTCTCTAACGATAACTGCGGAGAATTATGGATACATGTCGCCTGTGAAGGCGGCTTTGGAGTCTTCGATACGCTTCCTCGCCAAGTCCTTCAGCAAAGACACGAACGTACGCTTCAATACGGTGAACCCTGGCACGCTCAAGACGAGCGCCTCAGCGGGGATTCCTGGTTACGCGGAGAGCTACTTGTTTAGCGAAAAGCTGACCTTCCGTAAGCAAGCATTGAATACGCAAGAAGTTGCGAACGCAGCGGTCTTTCTGCTGAGCGATCGCTCGAGCGGCATCAACGGTTCGGGAATCACGCTCGACGCGGGCATGGGCATCAACTACTTCGACGCGGAAGTGATCAAGCTGGCCATGCGCCCGGAAGAGAAGGGGTCGTGA